The DNA sequence GTCCTGGAGGACCTGGAGCTGTACGAGCAGACGGTCACCCTCGACCCGGGCGACGTCCTTCTCTGTGTCACCGACGGGGTCACCGAACGCCGTGAGGGCAGCCGGATGCTGGGCGACGACGGTCTCGCCGACGTCCTGACGACCTGCACGGGGCTGACGGCCGGCGCGGTGGCGGCCCGCATCATGCGCGCCGTGGAACGGTTCGCCACTGACGCGCCGTCCGACGACATGGCCATCCTGGCCATGCGCGTACCCGGCCTGCACAAGGACTAGAAACGGAAAGACACCGGAATCCGGGCATGCGAAAGGCCCCGCCCGATCGGGCGGGGCCTTCCTGCCGGAGCCCCCAAACGGAATCGAACCGTTGACCTTCTCCTTACCATGGAGACGCTCTACCGACTGAGCTATAGGGGCCTGTTGTCGCTTCCGGGTTTCCCCCGCGGCAACGGAATAGATCATACCCCGAACGAGCCCGTGCTCCCAACCACGCTCAGAGAGCCGGTTGCAGCAGCCCGCCCAGCGCATTGCACGCGGAGGCGATCCGCTGCATGTCCCGCTTGGTGAGCGAGGCGTCCACGGGAAGCGCGAGCGTCTCGTCGGCGGCCCGCTCGGTCTCGGGCAGGGACACACACCGCCGGAACTCGGGCAGTCGGTGCACGGGGGTCTTCACCGGCACCCGGCACTCAACGCCCCTGGCCCGTATGGCCCGTGCGAAGGCGTCCCGGTCGGGCCGCCCGTTCCCCGGCACCCGCACCACGTACTGCTGATAGGTGTGCCCGACCCCGCCCTCGGGCGTGCGCACACCCCTCAACCTGGCGTCGAGGAACGCCGCCCGTTCCCGCCGCTGGGCTATCTCGTCGTAGGGCGCCTCGGATTCGGCGTGCTCCAGCACCAGCAGCCCGTGCCGCCGGCCCAGCGCGTGCAGTCGCGCGACGTCGGCTGGCCTGCCGAAGCGGTGGACGGCAACGACCGCCGCCGTCCGCTGGGTTACGGCCGCCTCCACCGCGGCCGGCTCCAGGCAGTACGTCGCCGCGTCTATGTCGGCGAACACCGGCAACGCCCC is a window from the Streptomyces capillispiralis genome containing:
- a CDS encoding DegT/DnrJ/EryC1/StrS family aminotransferase, whose amino-acid sequence is MLRAAGVGVGDEVVVPAFGNVEVAEAVALAGALPVFADIDAATYCLEPAAVEAAVTQRTAAVVAVHRFGRPADVARLHALGRRHGLLVLEHAESEAPYDEIAQRRERAAFLDARLRGVRTPEGGVGHTYQQYVVRVPGNGRPDRDAFARAIRARGVECRVPVKTPVHRLPEFRRCVSLPETERAADETLALPVDASLTKRDMQRIASACNALGGLLQPAL